A region of the Brevinematia bacterium genome:
TACAGCTTAAGGGTAGTATTCCAGTCTCAATACTTTGATGTTATACCTAACACCACCAGCCTAACTCTTTGGTCTTAGAAAAAGACCAATCTGGCATAAAATTTGCTAATATATCAATGCCCTAACCACTCAGTATAATCCCTTCACTGGTGGAAACACTTAGACTGATTTCTCAGGTGTAGCAAGTGACAGGTTTAAGATGAGCTACTGGGACCTCCAACCGATATTGTTACTGGTAAAGCTCATCGTTTAAGATTATACCAATATGAAAGTGCACGATAAAGTAGTCTATCGCAGTATTTTGGATGCCATTAGAGGAGAATCTCTTGAAGAGATTGATCCTGAGATTTATGATGCCATACTCTGCGAACTTAAAAGACAGGAGTATCACCTTGAACTTATCGCTTCGGAAAATGCCGTATCAAGAGCTGTTTTAGAGGCAATGGGTAGTGTGTTAACCAACAAATATGCCGAAGGATACCCTTCAAAAAGATATTATGGGGGATGTGAGTTTGTTGACATAATTGAAAGTTTAGCAATAGAGAGAGCAAAAAAACTTTTTAATGCAGAACATGCCAATGTCCAACCTCACTCAGGTGCACAAGCTAATATGTCTGTCTACCTTGCATTCCTAAAGCCTGGAGACACTTTACTCGGCATGAACCTATCACACGGTGGACACCTAACTCATGGGAGCAAGGTAAATTCCTCAGGAAAACTATACAATGTAGTCTATTATGGGGTTAATAAGGAAACAGAGCTTATTGATTACGACGAAGTTGAAAAACTTGCAGAGGAGATAAAACCAAAGCTTATAGTATGTGGCGCTAGTTCATACTCAAGGCAGATAGACTTCAAAAGATTTTCAGAAATTGCAAAAAAGGTTGGTGCCTATTTGATGGCAGATATAGCACATTATGCTGGATTAGTAGTCGCAGGACTCTATGAATCTCCTGTTCCTTATGCCGACTTTGTAACAACTACTACTCACAAAACCCTAAGAGGACCAAGAGGAGGATTAATACTCTCAAAAGAAAAATATTCAAAAGAGATAGACAAATCCGTATTTCCTGGCATCCAGGGAGGACCTCTGATGCATGTTATCGCTGCAAAAGCTGTTGCATTCAAAGAAGCAATGACTGAGGAGTTTAGGCATTATCAAGCACAAGTCCTAGCAAACTCAAGAAAACTATCTCAATGCTTAGCGGAAAAAGGCTATAGAATAGTCTCCGGAGGCACTGACTCACATATGTTCAGCGTTGACCTAAGAAACAAAGAAATTACTGGCGCAGAAGCAGAAGATGTCCTTGATAAAGTAGGCATTACCGTTAACAAAAATGCAATTCCTTTTGACCCTAACCCACCCATGAACCCCAGCGGTATAAGAATAGGCACTCCGACCGTCACCACAAGGGGTATGAAAGAAAAAGAAATGGAAGAAATAGCTAACTATATTGACGAAGCTCTAAGAGAAAAAGACAATCCCCAAAAGCTAACAAGCATAAAAGAGAAAGTAATATCTCTTTGTAAAAAATTCCCCCTATACCTGTAAAACTTATCAGAAAAACTGATCAAGCCTACTTCTTGGAAGACGAAACCTTATAAAGCCTATACACAACCTTACCTTTCCTTCCGGAAATAGAAAAATTGACCTCATTACCAATAAGTCCAATCCCTTTACAAAAGTAATTTCTAACAACCTGTTTCTTTGAAACTCTCTCAATAACAACACAATTTGATATCTTCACAAAATTTCCAGAACCTGAAACGTTCGTCAAAGCGCTTCTGTAAATTTCAAAAACAGAATTCGTAGAAACAATCCTATTCGTCACCGTATACTCCCTAGGCTCAATAACATACCCATAGTCATCAATCCAAGTATTACCATTGCTTACAGGAAACTTTATAACCGTTTGATATAAATAGTTTTCACCATCTTTAACGAGATATCTAACTCTATCCTGAGACACTATAATATCAAAATCTTGCTTATCACCTATGAAAGTTTTATTTGAAAAGATACCTATTTTCATCTCAGACTTTAGAATTAGCTCATTACCTTGTTTCTCTATCCCTTTCACTCTTATTGAGGACATCAGCCCTTTATCAGACAAAAAGTAGTAAGTATACCCCATCGGTATCTTGAAAAAACTATATATAGGGTAGTGCTCCTCAACAACGTATTCAGAAACTTTACACCCAAAAGATAAAATTACCGAAAAACAAATCAACAAACAAAATATCTTTTTCACACCAGAATTTTAAACAAAACAAACCTCCAAATAACAACCAAATATGCTTACAAACAATAAAAGTCTAAAACCTGAGTTGGGTACAGTTTTTTCTCTCGCAGTCCCTATCAAGACCAAGTGAATACTCCTCCTAACAAATACCTAAGAGGTTTGGTATGAAGCAAACTTGTAACTAATGAAACTATCCAAAGACAAAAGAAGTAAGTAAAAAGTTTAGAATTTCACTTACTCACCTAACGGAAATTGGAATTTATTGGCCTACAAAACAGAAAACAAGCATTTAGTACTTCAGAGTTTTATTTATCACATACTGTTCAACCAAACCAAGTAGAGTTTGTATAGTCCAATACAACACAAGCGCAGAGGGTAGGTTCCAGAATATAAACATGAATATTATGGGTAGTAACCACATCATAAGAGTCTGTTGAGATTGCGTTTTTGAAGAAGTAATGTAAGTCTGAAGCAGAGAAACACCTGTCATTATAATGGGTAAAAGGTTAATTGAAGCAGGAAGTATAAAAAATCCCTCTAACTCCTTTATATACAGAACTGTATCAGGTTTTGTCAGATCCTTTATCCACAAAATTCCTTGCCCTTTGAGCTCTATAAACCCCGAAAGCACATTATAAAGCGCAATGAATATAGGAATCTGAAGTAACAGAGGTAAACAACCTGAAGCCGGATTAGCACCATAGATTCTGTAAAGTTCAGCAATCTCTGCATTCATCTTCTTGGGATCACTTTTATACTTTTCCTGAATTTCCTTAATTTTTGGAGCTATAAGCTGCAACCTCTTCATAGAAACAGCAGCTTTTATACTCAGAGGCTCTAAAAGTAGCTTGACTGCAACGGAAATAAGGATAACTGCTACTCCCCAACTCCCAGTAATACTGAAGAAAAAGTTTACAAGGAACTTCAAAAGATCGTATACTGGCTTAAGTATCCCCCCATCTTCAAGTGCTTTAAACCCGTAACCAAATGCTTCCAATACCTCATTCTTTCTGGGGGCTAGCAAAATCCTAACCCTATAGACTTTCTCATCGCCTCCTTCCATAATTTCAGTAGGAGACCTGAGACTCATCACTTTATTATGCCCATACTTTGAATCTCTAACGACAAACTCAGCCTTAAATTCTCCCTCAATAGGAATCATTCCAACAACAGTATATCTATTCTCCATCCATACTCCAGCAACAACTTCCTTATCCTTAATGGCATACCTTTCTGTTCCTGTAAAAATTGAAGTTGTCAAAGTTTCAACAAAGCTAAGATCCTTTTTCTCAATATACCCAGTCCTAAGATACATATAAGCAAAGCGTTCATCAGCGGTATCTGGTCCCAAAGGCCCACTGAAAACTAAAGAAACTCCTCCAAAAACGATCGGCTTTCTCATTTCGTTTCTTACTCTCACTACCATATCAAGCACATAGTTTGACACCGGGATAAATTCTCTATTCACTAAGAATCTACTCCCCCCCATCTCAACTCTACAGTTTCCCTTACTGTCAAAATATAATCTCTCAGGATTCTCACTGGATAGGATACTACCAAGAAGAAGAGAAAACGGTAATAAGGTATAGTTAGATTTTGATAGTTCATATTCCCTACCTTTGTATGAAAAAAAAATACTCTCTACCCCGCTTTCTGAGATGGTAAGCCTAAGGTCATTAGTATTAATGTAACTTAAAAACTTTTCTTTCACAGGAAGGACTTTTGAAGGCTTATCACTACTCACTGAGATCTGATTTGTTGCTGTTTTGTCTTGAACACTGGGCTTTCTTGGCGGGAAAAGGAGCACAAAACCAAACATCATTCCTAACCACAAAACTAGGAAAATAAACAATCTTACTTCCCTACTCATTACGCTACTCCTTCTCCCAGAAAACCAATAACAATTTTCTCTTCTTCCTCCTCTTTTCTCTTGAAATCCACCCTCTCGTAGTATGGAGCACCAGTTCCAACTGGCACAGGTCTACCCACTATCAGATTTTCCTTAAGACCTACAAGATAGTCCTCAGCCCCCTTTATTGCAGCCTCAGTTAATACTTTATGAGTTTCCTGGAATGATGCAGAAGAAAGAAAACTCTCACTAGTCAATGCAGCTCTTGATATTCCCAGTATGATTATTCTACCCTTAGCCGGCACACCTCCCTGAAGCATAATCTCGCTATTGACTTTTTCAAATTCACCTATACTTACAATTTGACCCATTATGAACCTAGTATCTCCTGGATCAACTATCCTGACTTTCCTCACCATCTGTCTTATTATAATACCTATATGCTTATCATCTATTTTTACACCTTGATCTTTGTATATACTCTGAATCTTCGTAAGCAAGTATTTTGAAACTTCCTCAACACCTAAAACTTGAAGCATTCCTTGCAAAGACCTTTCACCATCACAGAGTTCTTCACCAACCTCAACGTAATCTCCATTTCTGACATACAAATACCTACCAGGTGGAATCTTATGTCTTACTTTATTACCAAACTGATCCTCAACTACAACCACAACTTTACCTTTCTCTACTTCAATTGTTACTCTTCCAGAAATCTTAGCAAGAACACTTTGATTTTTCACACCTCTTGCCTCAAATAGGTTTGTGACTCTAGGCAACCCAGAAACTATATCGTAGGTTCTTCTTCTTGACCTACTTCTTTTAGCAAGTATCTCTCCAACCTTGACTCTATCACCATTTTTAACTCTAAGTTCAGCATCTGCAGGAACAAAATCTACAGATCTCACGTTTCCAAAATCATCAAGTATCTTAAGAATCTTATCCCTCTGGGCAGTAGGTTTAGTAGTATCTTCTTCTATTATAACACTCCCTTCTTGCTCAGAAATTATTGGCTCATTGTATGGATCAAAGCGTACTATTGGAACATTACTCTCAACCAAATCTCCCTCATTCACCAAAATTACAGACCCTATAGGTATTTTGACAAGGGTTTCATCAGACTCAGTTATGAAAAGCTTATTACGACTTACTCCACCTTTAAGATATTCCCAGGCTTTAAGTTCACTTCCATTCTTAAAGACAGCTATAACTTCTCCTTCCTCAAACTCTCTAAACTCTCCTTCACCAACATTAATACTACTAAACTGATCTAAATCGTATATATGGTAAGTAGAGGAAATAGGATCAACAACCTTAGACAATACCTTGTAAACCGATATATTTCCTTTCCTAGTCGTAACTTTTTCGTTATCTTGATTCACAACATAACACTTTGTTATATCATTTATGAACACAGGGACATTGAAGTCTATCCAGCTTTTCTCAACTATTGCTGAAGCAATACCTCCTGTATGGAAAGTTCTCATAGTAAGCTGAGTTCCAGGTTCGCCTATTGACTGAGCTGCCATAATACCAACTGCCTCTCCTATACGCACAGGTCTGTTATGAGCAAGATCCCATCCATAACACTTTGCACAAACACCTCTTTCAGATTCACAAGTCAATACATGTCTTATCATTACCCTAGACACTCCG
Encoded here:
- the glyA gene encoding serine hydroxymethyltransferase — translated: MKVHDKVVYRSILDAIRGESLEEIDPEIYDAILCELKRQEYHLELIASENAVSRAVLEAMGSVLTNKYAEGYPSKRYYGGCEFVDIIESLAIERAKKLFNAEHANVQPHSGAQANMSVYLAFLKPGDTLLGMNLSHGGHLTHGSKVNSSGKLYNVVYYGVNKETELIDYDEVEKLAEEIKPKLIVCGASSYSRQIDFKRFSEIAKKVGAYLMADIAHYAGLVVAGLYESPVPYADFVTTTTHKTLRGPRGGLILSKEKYSKEIDKSVFPGIQGGPLMHVIAAKAVAFKEAMTEEFRHYQAQVLANSRKLSQCLAEKGYRIVSGGTDSHMFSVDLRNKEITGAEAEDVLDKVGITVNKNAIPFDPNPPMNPSGIRIGTPTVTTRGMKEKEMEEIANYIDEALREKDNPQKLTSIKEKVISLCKKFPLYL
- a CDS encoding YidC/Oxa1 family membrane protein insertase, giving the protein MSREVRLFIFLVLWLGMMFGFVLLFPPRKPSVQDKTATNQISVSSDKPSKVLPVKEKFLSYINTNDLRLTISESGVESIFFSYKGREYELSKSNYTLLPFSLLLGSILSSENPERLYFDSKGNCRVEMGGSRFLVNREFIPVSNYVLDMVVRVRNEMRKPIVFGGVSLVFSGPLGPDTADERFAYMYLRTGYIEKKDLSFVETLTTSIFTGTERYAIKDKEVVAGVWMENRYTVVGMIPIEGEFKAEFVVRDSKYGHNKVMSLRSPTEIMEGGDEKVYRVRILLAPRKNEVLEAFGYGFKALEDGGILKPVYDLLKFLVNFFFSITGSWGVAVILISVAVKLLLEPLSIKAAVSMKRLQLIAPKIKEIQEKYKSDPKKMNAEIAELYRIYGANPASGCLPLLLQIPIFIALYNVLSGFIELKGQGILWIKDLTKPDTVLYIKELEGFFILPASINLLPIIMTGVSLLQTYITSSKTQSQQTLMMWLLPIIFMFIFWNLPSALVLYWTIQTLLGLVEQYVINKTLKY